The region CCGGCCTCTTCCTGGAGCCGGGCGCGCAGACGCCGATTCGCCGCCACCCCACCGCCCACGATCACCCGGTCCACGCCCGACGCTTCCGCCGCGCGAAGCGTCTTCGTCACGAGGACGTCGACGACGGCCTCCTGAAAACTGGCGGCGACGTCGGCGGTTTCCTCGGGCGCGAGAAGCGTCGCGCGCCGCTTCGCCTCCGCCCCTTTCCCGCGCACGTGGTACAGGACCGCCGTCTTCAGGCCGCTGAAACTGAAGTCGAACGAGTCCGGCCCGAGCCAGGAGCGCGGAAACGTGACGGCCTTCGGGTTTCCGCCTTCGGCGGCGCGGTCGACGCTCGGCCCGCCCGGATATTCGAGCCCCAGGATGCTGGCGACCTTGTCAAACGCTTCGCCGGCCGCATCGTCCGTCGTCGCGCCGAGCAGCCGATGGTCGGCCGGGCCCTCGGAGCGATAAAGGCTCGTGTGGCCTCCGGAGACGATCAGGCTGACGCAGGGGAACGGGAGCGCGTCGCGCTCGAGGCAGGCGGCGTAGATGTGGCCCTCGATATGGTTGACGCCGACCAGCGGAACCCCGCGAAGCCACGCCAGCGTCTTCGCCGCCGACAGGCCCAGCAAGAGCGACCCAATGAGGCCGGGGCGGTGGACGACGGCGACGGCGTCGAGGGCGTCGGCCGGCGTGCGGGCCTCCTGGAGCGCCTCCGCCACCACGGGCACCAGCGCCTCGATGTGCGCCCGGGAGGCGATCTCCGGCACCACCCCGCCGTACTTGCGATGGATTTCAATCTGGGTGGCGACGATGCTGGAAAGGACGCGGCGGCCGTCCAAAACGACCGCCGCGCACGTCTCGTCGCACGAGGTTTCGATGCCCAGGATCTTCATCGGCCTTGGGGCCTGCGCTCCCGGCTCTGCGGCTAGGCGGCCTTCTTGAGATACTTCTCGATGACGTCCATGCTCCGCAGGACGTCGAGCGCCCGCTCCAATTGCCGGTCGGTCGGCGCGGCCGCGGGAGCGGCCTGCGGCGCTGCGGGCGCGGCGCCGGGCGCCGAAGGCGGAAGTTCCTCCTCAAGCCCCTCCGAGCCCGGGGCCGGCGGCCGCTCGGGCGCCGGCGGAGCCGACTCAGGCGCCGGCGGGGCCGACTTGGGCGCCGGCACCGCCGACTTGGGCGCCGGCACCGCCGACTCGGGCGCCGCTCCCTCCTTGCCCGCGCCGCCCTTGCCGTTGCGGATGACGTCGGCTTCCTGGCGCGCGCGGACGACCGCGACGTATTCCTCCGGTTTCACCGGCACCAGGATGTCGGGCACGACGCCCCACTCGTCTTTCTCGGTCATGTTTTCCTCGCGATGGATGTTGCGGCCCTTCGGCAAATAATACTTGCTGGTCGTCAGTTTCAGCATCGCCTTGTCGCCCTCCAGCGGGATAAGGTTCTGGACGCTTCCTTTGCCGAAGGTTCGCTCGCCGACGACGATCGCCCGGTTGTGGTCCTGAAGACACCCCGCGACGATCTCGCTCGCGCTCGCGCTGAAGGGGTTCACCAGGACGACCATCGGAAAGTAAGGCAGGGTCCCCTCTTTCTTGGCGACCGCTTCCCAGGGGGGAACGGTCCGGCCCTTCGTCTGGACGATGACGCCCTCGGAGATGAACAGGTCGCACACGTCCACCGCCACACGCAGTTGCCCGCCCGGGTTGAACCGCAGGTCCAGCACGAGGCCCTTCACCCCGTCCGCCACGAGCCTTTCGAGCACCGCTCGCAGTTCGTCGGATGAGTTGTCCACGAATCCCGTCAGACGCACGTACGCAATCTTCCTCTCCGGGTCGAGCATCCACGACCACTGGTTCTCGGCATCGCGCTTCGGGCCCTTGACGGTGCGCACCTCGATGACGGCCCGCGTGATGGTGATGTCCGCCATCTCGCCCATCAGGTGGCGAACCTTGATCTTCACCTGCGTTCCCGGCTCGCCGGTCAGGATCTTGACCGCGTCGTTCAGCGTGATGCCGTCCGCCGTCTTGCCGTTGATCTCCAGGATGATGTCGCCCGCCTGCACGCCCGCCTCGAACGCCGGCGTATCCTCCAGCGGGCTGATGACCATCAGCATGCCCCGCATCATCCCGATCTGGATCCCGATGCCGCCGAACTTCCCGCGCGTCATCTTGTTGAACTCGTCCGCCTCCTCCTCCGGAACGTAGTCGGAGAACGGGTCCAGGCCGCTCAACATCCCCCGGATTGCGTTCTTAAACATCTCGTGCGCGTCCACATCGTGAACGTACTGCTTCTGGACCACCCGCAGGATCTCGATGAATCGGTCGTATTCCCCGAAGATCTTGTCGTCGGCGCTCTTGTCCGGGACGGCCCCGGCAAACGCCCACGCCAGCAGACACCCAACCACCAGAACCGACACCAGGCCCATCAAACGCTTCCGTGCCATCCGACGCCTCCTTACCGCCCACGCTCGATCCGCAACACGGATGCATTGTAGCCCGCCCCATCGGTTTTTCAATAGTCGGCCTCGCCCTTTTTCGCCACCACCCGGACACCTCCTTCACGGCCGTCGCCCGGCCGGGATTGTGGATAACTTTTTGGAGGAGGTTTTGGGGGTATTTT is a window of Planctomycetota bacterium DNA encoding:
- a CDS encoding S41 family peptidase is translated as MARKRLMGLVSVLVVGCLLAWAFAGAVPDKSADDKIFGEYDRFIEILRVVQKQYVHDVDAHEMFKNAIRGMLSGLDPFSDYVPEEEADEFNKMTRGKFGGIGIQIGMMRGMLMVISPLEDTPAFEAGVQAGDIILEINGKTADGITLNDAVKILTGEPGTQVKIKVRHLMGEMADITITRAVIEVRTVKGPKRDAENQWSWMLDPERKIAYVRLTGFVDNSSDELRAVLERLVADGVKGLVLDLRFNPGGQLRVAVDVCDLFISEGVIVQTKGRTVPPWEAVAKKEGTLPYFPMVVLVNPFSASASEIVAGCLQDHNRAIVVGERTFGKGSVQNLIPLEGDKAMLKLTTSKYYLPKGRNIHREENMTEKDEWGVVPDILVPVKPEEYVAVVRARQEADVIRNGKGGAGKEGAAPESAVPAPKSAVPAPKSAPPAPESAPPAPERPPAPGSEGLEEELPPSAPGAAPAAPQAAPAAAPTDRQLERALDVLRSMDVIEKYLKKAA
- the tsaD gene encoding tRNA (adenosine(37)-N6)-threonylcarbamoyltransferase complex transferase subunit TsaD encodes the protein MKILGIETSCDETCAAVVLDGRRVLSSIVATQIEIHRKYGGVVPEIASRAHIEALVPVVAEALQEARTPADALDAVAVVHRPGLIGSLLLGLSAAKTLAWLRGVPLVGVNHIEGHIYAACLERDALPFPCVSLIVSGGHTSLYRSEGPADHRLLGATTDDAAGEAFDKVASILGLEYPGGPSVDRAAEGGNPKAVTFPRSWLGPDSFDFSFSGLKTAVLYHVRGKGAEAKRRATLLAPEETADVAASFQEAVVDVLVTKTLRAAEASGVDRVIVGGGVAANRRLRARLQEEAGRAGIEVLLPAMRFCTDNAAMVAGLAYHYARAGRFADLDLEARAD